The genomic region CTCTATGTAGGTTCCCTGCATCAACTGTGATAAATACATCACCTTGAGTAGCTTCACCCTCACGTGTAAGACGTTCCATTAATTCATCGCCTTCACCTTTGATTACATTTACTTTAATACCTGTTTCTTCAGTAAAAGCCGCATAAATGGCATCATCAGTATCATAATGACGAGCCGTATAAAGGTTTAATTCACCTGGATCTTCCTTCGTTTCTTCAGTAGCAGCAGTAGTTTCTTCAGTCTTAGTTTCTACCTTTTCTTCTGCTGGTGTTGCTGTCTCTTCAGTGCTTGAGCAACCTGCCAGTAAACTAAATACTAACAATAGTGCAAACACAGAACTCCATAAAAATGATGACTTCTTCATTGGTACACCCCTTAATCCTTTTTGTATTGATAACAATTATCACTATCACTTTTATCACTATAAATGAGAATGATTATCTGTGTCAATAGATTATAATAAAAATTTGTTAGGTTTTTTATAAATAAAAAAGTATTACCAAAAAAGTAAATTTTTGTAGGTATTTAGTAATGTTGTGTAATTGATTATATCTACTCATTTTTAAATGGGACAAAGGGACAGGTACAGTGTCCCAATTTTAATCCTTAAAGACCCATATATTATAAGTCAATAAAACATGTTAACCCAAAATTCGGATATCCTATCCCTAGGAGGTGTTCTATGAGATTTTGGGTTCTTTTTTTGTTCATGATCATTTTTAGTCCGCTAACGTCAGTGTCAGCTGAAGCACCAATAAAGGCTGTATTTATTCGAGATCAACAGCTTTGGTTGGTGGAAGGAGAACAAGAAAGTCAGCTCACAAAGGGTAGGAATGTTAGCTCGCCTAAATGGTCATATGATGGACGATTTATAGCCTATTTAGACCGTGATGATCAGACCTACTTGTTTGTGTATGATACGAAAGAGAAAATGAGCTACCAGCCTTATGAAACAATCCAAACTAGGGATTTTCAATGGTCTCCTGTTTCTAACCAACTTGCTTACAATGCTGGTGGGGTGTTAAACGTAACAAGGACAAAAAATAGTCGTCCTGAAGGATTTCAAAATGTTTCCCTAGGCACAGGTGATTTTGTGTGGCTTCCAGATGGAAAGGGTTTTATTATTTCCTCTCAGGCGAGCTTGAGACCTACTGGATGGGGACCGATTCACTTATATAAAGTTCCCATTGATGCCAACCTTGATGGGAGTAAGGTGAAGCCATTTTACACGATCGAAACCAATGAGACTGATTTATTTGCGATAAACGCTGCATATTTTAAGTGGAGCCCAGATTACAATTGGTTGAGCTTTATTGCTATTCCAACTGCTTCTTGGTCTGCAGATAGCAATACGTTATGTGTGTTATCTAAAGAAGCAGCAAAGTTTCAAGCAGTCGGTAAAATGCTTAACAATGCAGACTGGTTTAAATGGTCACCATCTGAAACGAAATTAGCATATATCTCAGGTGAAGGAAGATTTTATGTGGAGGATAAGAAAGCAACAATTGCTGACATCCCAATTTCACATCAACAAAGGGAATATACCCCCAATGGATTTGTTGACCTTGGCATAGATTGGTTTTCCAAAGATGAAATCATCGTTGCTCGCGCAAAAGAAAATAAGCAGTGGGATGAAGGGCCAGTGCCGATTATGTATACAAGCTTATATGCTATTGATTTGAAAACGAATAAACAGA from Bacillus mesophilus harbors:
- a CDS encoding TolB family protein translates to MRFWVLFLFMIIFSPLTSVSAEAPIKAVFIRDQQLWLVEGEQESQLTKGRNVSSPKWSYDGRFIAYLDRDDQTYLFVYDTKEKMSYQPYETIQTRDFQWSPVSNQLAYNAGGVLNVTRTKNSRPEGFQNVSLGTGDFVWLPDGKGFIISSQASLRPTGWGPIHLYKVPIDANLDGSKVKPFYTIETNETDLFAINAAYFKWSPDYNWLSFIAIPTASWSADSNTLCVLSKEAAKFQAVGKMLNNADWFKWSPSETKLAYISGEGRFYVEDKKATIADIPISHQQREYTPNGFVDLGIDWFSKDEIIVARAKENKQWDEGPVPIMYTSLYAIDLKTNKQTQITFPKKGEMDRSPQVIGSNITWYRNTTNQDIGDVWIQHGLMGKSKIWLENVAGDPVFFHKK